A stretch of the Amycolatopsis sp. BJA-103 genome encodes the following:
- a CDS encoding MarR family winged helix-turn-helix transcriptional regulator has product MSGDTHERSLASRLRLAVVRLNRRLRAQRAGDGISLTQVSALSTLHKCGALTPGQLAAKEGVQPPSMTRVIAALEEMDYVERRPHPTDGRQAIVELSDRGRSYVVEQITAREIWLDKQLAELSAEEREVLSRAAEIIDRMAGN; this is encoded by the coding sequence ATGTCCGGAGACACGCACGAGCGCTCACTGGCGAGCCGCCTGCGTCTCGCGGTGGTGCGGCTCAATCGCCGGCTACGGGCCCAGCGCGCCGGTGACGGCATCTCGCTGACACAGGTGTCCGCGCTGTCCACGCTGCACAAATGCGGTGCGCTGACCCCAGGCCAGCTCGCCGCGAAGGAAGGCGTCCAGCCGCCCTCGATGACGAGGGTGATCGCCGCGCTCGAGGAGATGGATTACGTCGAGCGCAGGCCGCATCCGACCGACGGCCGTCAGGCGATCGTCGAGTTGTCGGATCGCGGGCGGTCCTACGTGGTCGAGCAGATCACCGCGCGGGAGATCTGGCTGGACAAGCAATTGGCGGAGTTGAGCGCGGAGGAACGCGAAGTGCTCTCTCGCGCCGCCGAGATCATCGACAGGATGGCGGGGAACTAA
- a CDS encoding DUF2530 domain-containing protein, producing the protein MRPTPELPKRLTDLTPVVIVGTSLWAVATVVLFFVTDGIWVQTAFSGLVLGFIGLAIIAWQRAAARRGSKSAQRL; encoded by the coding sequence TTGCGGCCAACGCCGGAACTGCCGAAGCGGCTGACCGACCTGACGCCGGTCGTGATCGTAGGTACCTCGCTGTGGGCCGTCGCGACCGTGGTCCTGTTCTTTGTGACCGACGGCATCTGGGTGCAGACGGCGTTCTCCGGCCTCGTGCTCGGCTTCATCGGCCTCGCGATCATCGCCTGGCAGCGCGCCGCCGCCCGCCGGGGCTCGAAAAGCGCCCAACGCCTCTGA
- a CDS encoding sacsin N-terminal ATP-binding-like domain-containing protein, with protein sequence MSTDPFGTERLRAAVLRAWADSPTRFTEDTNTENDLRVGGYRDRLFVELAQNAADAALAAGERGTLRVSAVDGELRFANTGAPLDTRGVESLASLRASGKGDETVGRFGVGFAAVLTVSAEPRIVSATGGVAFSAERTRAEAGRTGDVPVLRLPWPVQDGEPPVPEGFATEVRLPVREGVDISALLADLKDDIGDLLLTLSWLECIEVDGGVWRRTDLGDGVVELSAPDGSSDHWQVHRGDVVWAVPLDGAGSPRPLGEDVLHAPTPTDDELSLPARLIATLPIEPSRRRALPGPELTAALKNAAREYVDLVCSLPGKERLLLVPGAGFPRSTVDGTLRESILENLADLPWLPAQEGDDLPGRRARVLSVDVPGLAPLLADVVPGLISLSGVDLRAVGAQALSPAEAIELLTGVQREPSWWHSLYDVLLPALEAHDLTKDDLGALPVPMSDGRTLPGVRDALLVGGSAELLELLSDVDILGLRLVHPVAAHPLLERLGAKHAEAGDLLEADALSAAVERSVEDVRSGLDGMALAGAVLRLIAEVGDEAPGWASALALPGEDGWRRADELVLPTSPLGDIFDPEVFEEDGALSVLDEEFAEDWPVTTLVAVGVLDTFAIIADDDPLEPEHGLPDEHDWWDSRERPPSRVLGVRDLDLVADDAWPEALRLLASRPGTWRALTDPGGHTGWWLARYALLDGHAPLDWRMPEAAVLAGLYDVVPDSGLSKEILLAAGVRTELGTEVEDVEDLLERLGDPERTVSPGLAARAHAALAEAAVDVEAPDRVRVADGSAADARDAVVLDVPWFAAVLAPARIVVSDSGAGALAELLDLPVASGLAAKVAEDGEYVPWTELSALRVAAEQLGVEPPEGGVLLHEALTVAFEDAEHEVAWWSDGRLHAADTPEGLARAFAWATDRWADRHVLTALLEDPSPSALLN encoded by the coding sequence GTGAGCACTGACCCGTTCGGCACCGAGCGGTTACGCGCCGCCGTCCTGCGCGCGTGGGCGGATTCGCCGACGCGGTTCACCGAGGACACCAACACCGAGAACGACCTGCGCGTCGGCGGCTACCGTGACCGGTTGTTCGTCGAACTGGCGCAGAACGCCGCCGACGCCGCACTCGCGGCCGGTGAACGCGGAACGCTTCGGGTGTCCGCTGTGGACGGTGAGCTGAGGTTCGCCAACACGGGTGCTCCGCTGGATACCCGGGGCGTCGAATCCCTTGCCTCCCTTCGTGCTTCCGGGAAAGGCGACGAGACCGTCGGCCGGTTCGGCGTCGGATTCGCCGCCGTGCTCACGGTTTCCGCCGAACCGCGGATCGTTTCGGCGACCGGCGGGGTCGCGTTCTCCGCGGAGCGCACCCGGGCCGAGGCCGGTCGCACCGGCGACGTCCCCGTGCTCCGGCTTCCGTGGCCGGTCCAGGACGGCGAGCCTCCTGTGCCCGAAGGCTTCGCCACCGAGGTCCGGCTTCCGGTGCGCGAGGGTGTCGACATCTCCGCGCTGCTGGCGGATCTGAAGGACGACATCGGCGACCTGCTGCTCACGCTGTCCTGGCTGGAGTGCATCGAGGTCGACGGCGGGGTGTGGCGCCGCACCGATCTCGGCGACGGCGTCGTCGAACTCTCGGCGCCGGACGGTTCCTCCGACCACTGGCAGGTGCATCGCGGCGACGTCGTTTGGGCGGTCCCGCTGGACGGAGCCGGTTCGCCGCGGCCGCTCGGCGAAGACGTCCTGCACGCGCCGACCCCCACCGACGACGAGCTTTCCCTGCCCGCGAGGCTGATCGCGACGCTCCCGATCGAGCCGTCCCGGCGTCGCGCGCTGCCGGGGCCGGAGCTGACGGCGGCCTTGAAGAACGCCGCGCGGGAGTACGTCGATCTCGTCTGTTCCTTGCCTGGCAAGGAGCGCCTGTTGCTCGTGCCCGGTGCGGGCTTCCCGCGTTCCACTGTGGACGGAACGCTGCGGGAGTCCATTCTGGAGAACCTCGCCGATCTTCCCTGGCTTCCGGCGCAGGAAGGCGACGACCTGCCGGGCAGGCGGGCGCGGGTGCTTTCGGTCGACGTGCCGGGTCTCGCGCCGCTGCTGGCCGATGTCGTGCCCGGGCTGATCTCACTGTCCGGTGTGGACCTTCGTGCCGTCGGCGCCCAGGCGCTTTCGCCCGCCGAGGCCATCGAGCTGCTGACCGGGGTCCAGCGCGAACCCTCGTGGTGGCACTCGCTTTACGACGTGCTGCTCCCGGCGCTCGAAGCGCACGATCTCACCAAGGACGATCTCGGCGCCTTGCCGGTGCCGATGTCGGACGGCCGCACCCTGCCCGGCGTGCGCGACGCGCTGCTCGTCGGCGGATCGGCGGAACTGCTCGAACTCCTGTCCGATGTGGACATTCTCGGGCTCCGGCTCGTGCACCCGGTCGCGGCGCATCCGTTGCTGGAACGCTTGGGCGCCAAGCACGCCGAGGCAGGTGACCTGCTCGAAGCCGACGCGCTGAGCGCCGCCGTCGAACGCAGCGTCGAGGACGTCCGGTCCGGTTTGGACGGTATGGCGCTCGCGGGCGCGGTGCTCCGCCTGATCGCCGAGGTCGGCGACGAAGCTCCCGGCTGGGCGAGCGCACTGGCCCTGCCGGGCGAAGACGGCTGGCGGCGCGCGGACGAACTCGTCCTGCCCACGTCTCCGCTGGGCGACATCTTCGACCCCGAGGTGTTCGAAGAAGACGGCGCCTTGTCCGTGCTGGACGAGGAATTCGCCGAAGACTGGCCGGTGACCACGCTCGTCGCGGTCGGGGTGCTCGACACCTTCGCGATCATCGCCGACGACGATCCGCTGGAGCCCGAACACGGCCTGCCCGACGAGCACGACTGGTGGGACTCGCGGGAACGCCCGCCGTCCCGCGTGCTCGGCGTGCGCGATCTCGATCTCGTCGCCGACGACGCCTGGCCGGAGGCGCTGCGCCTGCTCGCGTCGCGCCCCGGAACCTGGCGTGCCCTCACCGACCCCGGTGGGCACACCGGCTGGTGGCTCGCGCGGTACGCGCTGCTGGACGGGCACGCGCCGCTCGACTGGCGGATGCCGGAAGCCGCCGTGCTGGCCGGGCTCTACGACGTCGTCCCGGATTCGGGGCTGAGCAAGGAGATCCTGCTCGCCGCCGGAGTCCGGACCGAGCTGGGCACCGAGGTCGAAGACGTCGAGGACCTCTTGGAGAGGCTGGGCGATCCCGAGCGCACGGTGAGCCCCGGGCTCGCCGCCCGGGCGCACGCGGCGCTCGCGGAAGCGGCGGTGGACGTCGAAGCGCCGGACCGTGTCCGGGTCGCGGACGGTTCGGCCGCCGACGCTCGCGACGCCGTCGTCCTCGACGTGCCGTGGTTCGCCGCCGTGCTGGCGCCGGCGCGGATCGTCGTCTCGGACAGTGGCGCCGGTGCGCTGGCGGAGTTGCTGGACCTGCCGGTGGCGAGCGGTCTCGCCGCCAAGGTCGCCGAAGACGGCGAGTACGTGCCGTGGACGGAACTTTCCGCGCTCCGGGTGGCCGCCGAGCAGCTGGGCGTCGAACCGCCCGAAGGCGGAGTGCTGCTGCACGAGGCGCTGACGGTGGCCTTCGAGGACGCGGAGCACGAGGTCGCCTGGTGGTCCGACGGCAGGCTGCACGCCGCCGACACCCCCGAAGGCCTCGCGCGGGCGTTCGCCTGGGCCACGGACCGGTGGGCCGACCGGCACGTCCTCACGGCCCTGCTCGAAGACCCTTCACCCTCGGCACTCCTGAACTGA
- a CDS encoding NCS2 family permease, which yields MAEQRTRSTLDRYFKIGERGSTPGREVRGGIVTFFTMAYIVVLNPLIIGSFAADDAGAHKDVLGNILPVPQVAAVTALVAGVLTIIMGLVANYPFAIATGLGINSLIAVTFASQMSWPEAMGLVVIEGLVIVLLVFAGIRTAVFNAVPPPLKSAIAVGIGLFICLIGLVDAGFVRRVPDDAKTTVPVGLGINGSIASWPTVVFVVGLLLTGILVAKRVKGAILIGVLASTVLAIVIEAITKVGPSKGVNPQGWNLGYPALPDQVLGLPDLSLVGDISFGAWTRLPIITVVLLVFTLVLADFFDTMGSMTGLAKEADLLPADGKLPNVGKALFVDGTAAVAGGFASSSSNTVFVESASGIAEGARTGLANVVTGVLFIAAMFLTPLYQVVPVEAAAPALVVVGALMMSQVKEIDFSDFTVALPAFLTIVVMPFTYSIANGIGAGFVSFVVLRAVTGKAKGIHPLMWGIAVMFLAYFAVGPIQAAFS from the coding sequence ATGGCGGAGCAGCGCACCCGGTCCACACTGGACCGGTATTTCAAGATCGGCGAGCGCGGCTCGACACCGGGACGTGAGGTCCGCGGCGGGATCGTCACCTTCTTCACGATGGCGTACATCGTCGTCCTCAACCCGCTGATCATCGGCAGCTTCGCCGCGGACGACGCGGGCGCGCACAAGGACGTCCTCGGCAACATCCTCCCCGTGCCGCAGGTCGCCGCGGTGACCGCGCTGGTCGCCGGGGTGCTGACGATCATCATGGGGCTGGTCGCGAACTACCCGTTCGCCATCGCCACCGGCCTCGGCATCAACAGCCTGATCGCGGTCACCTTCGCCTCCCAGATGAGCTGGCCCGAGGCGATGGGCCTGGTGGTGATCGAGGGCCTGGTCATCGTCCTGCTGGTCTTCGCCGGGATCCGCACGGCGGTGTTCAACGCCGTGCCGCCACCGCTGAAATCCGCGATCGCGGTCGGCATCGGCCTGTTCATCTGCCTGATCGGCCTGGTCGACGCGGGGTTCGTCCGGCGCGTCCCCGACGACGCGAAGACCACCGTGCCGGTCGGGCTGGGCATCAACGGCTCGATCGCTTCGTGGCCGACAGTGGTGTTCGTCGTCGGCCTGCTGCTGACCGGCATCCTGGTCGCGAAGCGGGTCAAGGGCGCCATCCTGATCGGTGTCCTCGCCTCGACCGTGCTGGCGATCGTCATCGAGGCGATCACGAAGGTCGGTCCGTCCAAGGGCGTCAACCCGCAGGGCTGGAACCTCGGCTACCCGGCGCTGCCGGACCAGGTCCTCGGGCTGCCGGACCTCTCCCTGGTCGGCGACATCTCCTTCGGCGCCTGGACGCGGCTGCCGATCATCACCGTCGTCCTGCTGGTGTTCACCCTGGTGCTGGCCGACTTCTTCGACACCATGGGCTCGATGACCGGACTGGCCAAGGAAGCCGATCTCCTGCCCGCGGACGGCAAGCTCCCGAACGTCGGCAAGGCCCTGTTCGTCGACGGCACCGCCGCGGTGGCGGGTGGCTTCGCGTCGTCGAGTTCGAACACCGTCTTCGTCGAATCCGCGTCCGGTATCGCCGAGGGTGCCAGGACCGGGCTCGCGAACGTCGTCACCGGCGTGCTCTTCATCGCGGCCATGTTCCTGACCCCGCTCTACCAGGTGGTCCCGGTCGAGGCCGCGGCTCCGGCGCTGGTCGTCGTCGGCGCGCTGATGATGAGCCAGGTCAAGGAGATCGACTTCTCCGACTTCACCGTCGCCCTGCCCGCTTTCCTGACCATCGTGGTCATGCCGTTCACCTACTCGATCGCGAACGGCATCGGGGCGGGCTTCGTCAGCTTCGTCGTCCTCCGCGCCGTCACCGGCAAGGCGAAGGGCATCCACCCGCTGATGTGGGGCATCGCGGTGATGTTCCTGGCCTACTTCGCCGTCGGCCCCATTCAGGCAGCGTTCAGCTGA
- a CDS encoding MFS transporter yields the protein MFSSLKVRNYRLFFTGQVISNIGTWMQRIAQDWLVFTLSGNDPIALGIAVALQFAPTLFLSLWAGVLADRVDKRRLLIGIQIAVLAQAVVLGALDLSGIAALWHVYLLCFTLGITASLEVPARQSFVAEMVGRDKVTNAVALNSSIFNMARIVGPAIAGFAITWVGTGWLFMANAVSTGAVIAALVMMNPDKLFRGPAIPREKGQLVEGLRYVRRRSDLMTVMVLVFFVSTFGITYFTSLPIVAANVFHTNADGYGLLSTLVAVGTFTGALMSARRNTRGGPRVRLLLISAFLLGAFEVVTAFMPTYLTFGLALIPLGFATITFLNTANALVQTAVSPEMRGRVMGLYVLVLIGGNPIGGPMTGWMADAFGGRSPFYIGGAISALAAVVCAVVLIRRGGVSLPVRRFGNGLRVLKRERV from the coding sequence ATGTTCTCGTCCCTGAAGGTGCGGAACTACCGGCTCTTCTTCACCGGCCAGGTCATCTCGAACATCGGCACCTGGATGCAGCGCATCGCGCAGGACTGGCTGGTGTTCACCCTCAGCGGCAACGACCCGATCGCGCTCGGCATCGCGGTCGCACTGCAGTTCGCGCCGACGCTGTTCCTCTCGCTGTGGGCCGGGGTGCTGGCCGACCGCGTCGACAAGCGACGGCTCCTGATCGGCATCCAGATCGCCGTGCTGGCACAGGCCGTCGTCCTCGGCGCACTCGATCTGAGCGGTATCGCGGCTCTGTGGCACGTATATCTCCTCTGCTTCACTCTCGGCATCACCGCGTCGCTGGAAGTGCCCGCGCGGCAGTCGTTCGTCGCCGAGATGGTCGGCAGGGACAAGGTCACCAACGCCGTCGCGCTCAACTCCTCGATCTTCAACATGGCCCGGATCGTCGGCCCGGCCATCGCGGGCTTCGCGATCACCTGGGTCGGCACCGGCTGGCTGTTCATGGCGAACGCGGTGAGCACGGGCGCCGTCATCGCCGCGCTGGTGATGATGAACCCCGACAAGCTCTTCCGCGGCCCGGCCATCCCGCGTGAGAAGGGTCAACTGGTCGAGGGGCTGCGGTACGTCCGGCGGCGCAGCGACCTGATGACCGTGATGGTGCTGGTGTTCTTCGTGAGCACCTTCGGCATCACGTACTTCACCTCGCTGCCGATCGTCGCCGCGAACGTCTTCCACACCAACGCCGACGGCTACGGCCTCCTGTCGACTCTGGTCGCCGTCGGCACCTTCACCGGCGCGCTGATGTCGGCCCGCCGCAACACCCGCGGCGGTCCCCGCGTGCGGCTGCTGCTGATCTCGGCGTTCCTGCTCGGCGCGTTCGAGGTGGTCACCGCGTTCATGCCGACGTACCTGACCTTCGGCCTCGCGCTGATCCCGCTCGGCTTCGCCACGATCACCTTCCTCAACACCGCGAACGCGCTGGTGCAGACCGCCGTCAGCCCGGAGATGCGCGGCCGCGTGATGGGCCTCTACGTCCTGGTGCTGATCGGCGGGAACCCCATCGGCGGCCCGATGACCGGCTGGATGGCCGACGCCTTCGGTGGCCGCTCGCCGTTCTACATCGGCGGTGCGATCTCGGCGCTCGCCGCGGTAGTGTGCGCCGTCGTGCTGATCCGGCGCGGTGGGGTGAGTTTGCCGGTGCGGCGGTTCGGAAACGGGCTGCGCGTGCTGAAGAGGGAGCGGGTGTGA
- a CDS encoding glutaminyl-peptide cyclotransferase: protein MRTLMTTSLLLAAVLGGCAAAPVSDAAPPAPEKLKVRVLSSLPHDPAAFTQGLEFSGETLYEGTGLVGKSSMRAGPAGAAPSVRQELPGLFGEGITVLGPTAWQITWKDGVAIERDAKTLAELRRVNYTGEGWGLCHQDGRLVMSDGSSKLTFRDPTSFAPTGSVDVGRDQLNELECVGNSVYANVWQTERILRIDASSGRVTGEIDAAGLLEAGERGSADVLNGIAAVPGTDEFLITGKLWPKMFRVKFVPAA from the coding sequence GTGCGCACGCTGATGACCACCTCGCTCCTGCTGGCCGCCGTCCTCGGTGGCTGTGCCGCCGCGCCGGTGAGCGACGCCGCCCCGCCCGCGCCCGAGAAACTCAAGGTGCGGGTGCTCTCGTCCTTGCCCCATGACCCGGCCGCCTTCACCCAGGGGCTCGAGTTCTCCGGAGAGACGCTGTACGAGGGGACCGGCCTGGTCGGAAAGTCGTCGATGCGGGCCGGACCGGCGGGCGCGGCGCCGTCGGTCCGGCAGGAACTGCCCGGGCTGTTCGGCGAGGGCATCACCGTGCTCGGACCGACGGCGTGGCAGATCACCTGGAAGGACGGTGTCGCGATCGAACGCGACGCCAAGACCCTGGCCGAGCTCAGGCGCGTGAACTACACCGGCGAAGGCTGGGGCCTGTGCCACCAAGACGGGCGGCTGGTGATGAGCGACGGCTCGTCGAAGCTGACCTTCCGCGACCCAACGTCCTTCGCTCCGACAGGCAGCGTCGACGTCGGGCGCGACCAGCTGAACGAACTGGAGTGCGTCGGTAACTCGGTGTACGCGAACGTCTGGCAGACCGAGCGGATCCTGCGGATCGACGCCTCGTCGGGGCGGGTGACCGGCGAGATCGACGCGGCGGGGCTGCTCGAGGCGGGCGAGAGGGGCTCCGCCGACGTCCTCAACGGCATCGCGGCGGTGCCGGGAACGGACGAATTCCTGATCACCGGCAAGCTCTGGCCCAAGATGTTCAGGGTGAAGTTCGTCCCCGCCGCCTAG
- a CDS encoding endonuclease domain-containing protein, whose protein sequence is MSINSCCEFSGPFLGSHAVSEGDLTRAQLRSGLYNRLFQDVYAPAGLRQDHELRCKAAALVVPDGAVLTGCSAATVHGFPFADADDPVEFVVPEQKGFHGLSGTHLRRTRLLGEDFEPWRDGLIATPPRMTMDILANTRLHRSFPRVVGFLDVLLSTGFVDRDELEVYLRHRHDHGIVRARQALALSDGRAESIPESEVRVWLRLHDIEAEPQVEVYRDAQFLGRLDLAIREAKLAIEYDGAWHLEGEQTRLDARRRSLIEAEGWEFIVITKEELYGDPRAMVHRVRTALARRVQSKDRNQRTKRVSSGVPRVKGLRAGP, encoded by the coding sequence GTGTCCATAAATTCCTGCTGCGAGTTCTCCGGCCCCTTCCTCGGCAGCCATGCCGTCAGCGAAGGGGACCTCACCCGAGCCCAGCTCCGTTCGGGTCTGTACAACCGCCTGTTCCAGGACGTCTATGCCCCAGCGGGCCTTCGTCAAGATCATGAACTGCGATGCAAGGCCGCGGCCCTCGTCGTGCCCGACGGCGCGGTGCTGACCGGTTGCTCCGCCGCGACGGTGCACGGGTTCCCGTTCGCGGACGCGGACGATCCTGTCGAATTCGTCGTGCCCGAACAGAAGGGCTTTCACGGCCTGAGTGGAACGCATCTCCGTCGCACCAGGCTCCTCGGCGAGGATTTCGAGCCCTGGCGCGACGGCCTGATCGCCACTCCGCCGCGGATGACGATGGACATCCTGGCCAACACTCGCCTCCATCGTTCCTTCCCCCGCGTGGTCGGCTTCCTCGATGTCCTGCTCTCCACGGGATTCGTCGACCGCGACGAGCTGGAGGTCTACCTGCGGCACCGGCATGACCACGGCATCGTCCGGGCGCGCCAGGCCCTCGCCCTCTCGGATGGGCGAGCGGAGTCGATTCCGGAGTCCGAAGTCAGGGTATGGCTGAGACTCCACGACATCGAGGCGGAGCCACAGGTGGAGGTCTACCGGGACGCCCAGTTCCTCGGCCGCCTGGATCTCGCGATCCGTGAGGCCAAACTCGCCATCGAGTACGACGGCGCGTGGCACCTCGAAGGCGAACAAACGCGCTTGGACGCCCGGCGGCGGTCACTCATCGAGGCTGAAGGCTGGGAGTTCATCGTCATCACCAAAGAAGAGCTCTATGGCGACCCGCGGGCGATGGTCCACCGAGTACGCACGGCCCTCGCCCGCCGCGTTCAGTCCAAGGACCGCAACCAGAGGACTAAACGCGTCAGTTCAGGAGTGCCGAGGGTGAAGGGTCTTCGAGCAGGGCCGTGA
- a CDS encoding DUF3027 domain-containing protein, protein MTLLLTLDDGSIQRKLAEAVDLARAAVLEDAGAELVGAHVGVDREDAVSASHLFEATVTGYRGWRWSVTVALAGDEEPITVSEVVLIPGPDARVAPAWVPWDRRVQAGDLGVGDIFPVEKDDPRLAPAYLESDDPAVEAVAKETGLGRVHVLSRHGRLDAAARWHDGEFGPRSDMARSAPDVCGSCGFFVSLAGSLSAAFGACTNDISPADGHVVDVAYGCGAHSEIEVEVTSSVPVAELVYDDSLVDFEPAPEAPAEPEPAEAEPEPVAAEVAEAEVAEAEAAEATVVDESEAPVVEVPETAEVQPEVEPEAAAQSAEAETTESPSEH, encoded by the coding sequence ATGACCCTGCTGTTGACCCTGGACGACGGCTCTATCCAGCGCAAACTCGCCGAGGCGGTCGATCTGGCCCGCGCGGCGGTGCTGGAGGACGCCGGTGCCGAACTGGTCGGCGCGCACGTCGGCGTCGATCGGGAGGACGCGGTTTCCGCGAGTCACCTGTTCGAGGCGACCGTGACGGGTTATCGGGGCTGGCGCTGGTCGGTGACGGTCGCGCTCGCCGGTGACGAAGAACCGATCACGGTCAGCGAGGTCGTGCTCATCCCGGGTCCGGACGCGCGCGTCGCCCCGGCGTGGGTGCCGTGGGATCGCCGCGTGCAGGCGGGCGACCTCGGCGTCGGCGACATCTTCCCGGTGGAGAAGGACGATCCGCGGCTCGCCCCGGCGTACCTCGAGTCCGACGACCCCGCGGTCGAAGCCGTCGCCAAGGAGACCGGCCTCGGCCGGGTCCACGTGCTGTCCCGGCACGGCAGGCTCGACGCCGCCGCCCGCTGGCACGACGGCGAATTCGGCCCGCGGTCGGACATGGCGCGCAGCGCGCCCGACGTCTGCGGAAGCTGCGGCTTTTTCGTGTCGCTCGCGGGCTCGCTCAGCGCGGCCTTCGGCGCTTGCACCAATGACATCTCCCCGGCGGACGGTCACGTCGTCGACGTCGCCTACGGCTGCGGCGCGCACTCCGAGATCGAGGTCGAGGTGACCTCGTCGGTGCCGGTGGCGGAACTGGTCTACGACGACTCGCTGGTCGACTTCGAGCCCGCGCCCGAGGCGCCTGCCGAGCCCGAGCCCGCTGAGGCCGAGCCTGAGCCCGTCGCGGCCGAGGTAGCTGAAGCCGAGGTCGCTGAAGCCGAGGCCGCCGAGGCCACGGTCGTCGACGAGTCCGAGGCGCCGGTGGTCGAGGTGCCCGAGACCGCCGAGGTCCAGCCGGAGGTCGAACCCGAGGCAGCCGCCCAGTCCGCCGAGGCGGAGACCACCGAAAGCCCCAGTGAGCACTGA